The segment atatatagtttttaaacagagatggaaaagcttctatatatatatacatatatgacagAATATGCATGCAGAAATTTGAACATGAGTATATAAGTCAAAGAAAGCTAAGAAAGATTTATATTTTGTGGTTAACTTGGGTTACCTTAAGTGGAGAATAAGTAGGAGAAGATGTTGAAAGGGTGGcaagccccttcccccaccccccaaaatcacCAGTAAACAGACTGTATGATATGATCCCATTCaggtatttatataaaatgatgtctggataaattaatatatatatgtaaaaattattttaaaaaacactacaCAGAAATTAAATCTACATTCCttagttaagaaaaaataaaattcatccctACAAATATTCCCTAGATTATTGGAGATAAAAATTCATCCATTACTATCATTTCTTCTATGTgtaattctttccttctctgattcTGATTTTAGCTTTCAGGCCATGTTAATTTGAATTCTAGGCCTTGACAGAGCATCATGGAAGAATATAAGATAGGAGACGTTACTAGCTTTCTTCCATTAGGGAGACAGCATGCTAAGTAAGGTAGACATTGTAGCTTTCGAGAAATTGGAGGTTCTTTGTTTTCCAGGTCCTCCAAATTCTTCACGACGTCGTTATTCCAATTATTCAGATGATAGAATTCCCTGACAAACATATAATTCTCCCATAAGCAACCTGCTGTGATAGTAAACTCATGGAATCTTAATCTCTGAGTTATTTTGTATAGCCTCTGctctatatctataaaatgaaagatatCCTTTCAGCATAGGGAAAGAAAGGCCCTGAAGTTCATTCTGTGCCTTAAGgtcaaaaatcaagaaatgaaataattatcttGACAACAGAAGACCCGTGGTCTTGGCATTCCTCTTTCTCTTGGACTTGCTTAATTTTAGCACTTTCTCCCTATTCAGAGGCTTAGCACAATGTCCACAGTCTCAGGTAATCATGGGTGTTAAGGGTGGCAATTACATACCatgagcagaaaaaaatgaaagggcaacTCACTTCATTGTATATTTTAGCACAATAACTAATTCTACATATCCTCACTTCCCTAAGAGTTGTTGTCTACAAATCAATCTCCAGGTccaattttaaaactaatttgctttttttgaaaGCAACAGAAACTGCCTGTGGATGACCTCATTAAAGGCAGAAGAGgaacttttggggaaaaaaggatgattcacaaaacagaagaagaagGGTAGCATACtaattactttcttttctcaaatctTAACCAAATAACTAATTCTAAACACTCTGCATTTCACTAAAGTTCAGTTGACTTAATTTCACCTTTGAAACCTGTATCAGTTACCATTCTTTGGTTGTATTCTGAtagtaaataattataaaaaggaTCTGTGAGCCTTGTAGATTTAATGGAGAGGGCAGTTCAGTGACTGAGAGCACGGACTCTGTTCAAACTGCATAGGTTAAATTCTAGCTCCACTATTTCCTTGCTGTGAGTCACGGGACAGGCAAAACATCTTCATTTCCTCACCAGTAAAGGAAAACTAACAATAAACCTATCTCATACCTGTTGAGATGATTACATAGGATAATAAAGGTAAGgtactgtattagttttctattgctgctataacaaattatcacaaacttagtgactAAAAATGGCAGAAGTATATTATTTCAGAGATCTTTATTTCAGAATCTGGATGGGCTCAACTGATTCCACTGTTTGGATCGCACAAGGACCAAATCAAGCCAGCAGGCCTTACCTGAAGGATCTGGAGGTTTTTGGCAGAAGTCAGTTCTATGAATTCCACAAACTGaggttcttgtttctttgctggcTCTTGGCTGGAAATTGTTCTCAGTTTCTAGAAGCCACACACAGTCTCTGGCTCATGGCCCTTATCCATGATTAAAGCCAACAATGGTCAGTTGAATTCTTCTTGTGCTTATATTATCTCTGACCTTCCATCTGGCTTGGTGTTCCTGACTACCACTGGAGAACTTTCCCTGCTTTTAAGGATTCATGTGATTAGGCTGAGCCCACCTGGGTAAAGGATACTCTCCCTGTTTTAAGGTCTATAATTTTACACATCTGCCAAATCTCTTATACCATATATTTATAGTTTCCAAGGATTTAGGAGGACCTCTTTGGGAGGCCAGACTGCCTATCACAGGAACTTAGCACGCTTCTTGATATGAGTTAAGAAATGTAACAAATTAGCTATTGTTactatatttgttaaaaatttgacCTCAGGAAGGACAATGGCTAGGGGAGCCAGATTTCATGGTCTCTTTAGGCACAATGGTCAGATTGACTGTTCCAAATGCTGTCTTTTCTTGTTGTTTATTCCTGCTAAGTAGTTGAATTTCCTAGAGTAAGATTCTTTGGGTCTCGGTTTTAATCCTTACGTCAGTGTACTGTtagaagaaagggatagaaaAGTTAGCCTATCCTAGGTTATTGGATCACCCAGTATTACAGACATGAATTTGAGAGAACTAGTTTTTCTAAGGATTTGGGTGTAATTATTTGAAGAAGTGTGAAGGATTAGTGAGCAACCAATAGCTATGGTGTCcagataaatatgaaaaataaatcaacatttttataaaatgagccCCTAAAAAAGAAGGCTATCTgattcatttctccttttctgaatAAGAATGAAGCCTAATCATCTTGATATATTAGTTTTCTGTCCTCTTAATAAGCAttttcaaggaaataaatgtCACTATGTTCTCTGTAGCATCTAGCATCATGGACAACCAAGAAACTCTCCTTAAAATCCATTATTTGATCATGTATCATAATAGTTGTTTCCCTTTAGTCATGATTTGTGTCTActacaagaaagaatgaaagtatTTTCTGAACATTCTTCCCATAGCTGCCTTCACCTCTTTGTTCTGCAGGCTATAAATGAGGGGATTTAGCATGGGAGTGACCACACTGTACTGTAAGGAGAACATCATCTCCAGAGGGGAGCCCGAAGTTGGCAAGAGATAGCTGAGGAAACCTGAGCCATAGAACAAGGTCACAGTagtgaggtgggaggagcaggtggagaaggccttgCCTCTGCCTGAGGTGGAGCTGATGCTCAGGATGGTGGAGACAATTCGGgcataggagaaaaaaatcataaggaaggttCCAAAGAAATGTAGGACAGAGGAGCAGAGCAGGAGTGTGAAGTTGGTGGAGGtatcagagcaagagagagggaagagagaagacagcTCACAGCTGAAGTGGGGAATAGTCTGGTCCTCACAATAATCTAAATTGAGAGCCAAGAGGATATTGATGAGAGCATCAGCAAAGGCCAGGCCCCAGGAACCCCACACCATCCCAACACAGAGCTGGTTGCTCATCACCTGGCCATAAAGCAGAGGGGACGTGATGGCTACAtaacggtcataggccatcacagccAGCAGACAGGCCTCAGTACCCCCTGTGGCAAACACAAAGAAGGCCTGAGCCAGGCAGCTCTCTACAAAGATGGTTTTGCTTTCAGAAAGTAGATTCTCCAGCATCTTGGGGACTGTGACAGATGAGTGGCAGAGGTCCAGGAAGGAGAGTTGTCTCAAAAAGAAGTACATGGGCATGTGGAGGTGGGAATCAGCCCTAGTCACCAGCAGCATCAAGAAATTTCCCATCAGAGTGAAGAGATAAATCAGAAGGAATAGCGCAAAGAGTATGTCCTGAATATTGGGGTCAATAGATAGTCCAAGAAGAATGAACTCACTGATAGCACTGTAGTTTTTCATTGCCATAAAGAGAAGTGCTCTCTCTGGAAAACAAGAAGATCCACCACAAGTCTTTCAATGCCTGTCAGTACCCCACCACCTAGATCTTATTCTACATGACTATCTTTTCATTGCTGTCCTACAATTAATTGGGGACACAATAACTTGTCCCACAAGTTAATTTCTTGGTCATCATCTTGccattgatattttaaataagccAAGATCCTATTTTTGATTATAATCTTTTTTGGAGCTATAATGTTTTTAGGTAGTTTAGAGtgatacatttgaaaagaagttTCCTGCTATGAGGAGAAGGTGTGAATTATTTCACTCCTGAAAATTTCAGGAGTGAATTACTCGAGAAATTGAGGTAGGATTAAGTCTAGATTAAAAGGACTTATATAGAAGCAGGGATACTTTGTTCTCTGTCTAGGAGAGATGGTCAAGAGTGCAAGAAGTGAGTTTCCATTTGACTGCTTCCATTTGTTTTCaataaagtttaaatgaaattattggttgtgcatgtgtatgtgcgtgAGCATACCCACATGTACACAATAAATTATAAAGGCATTGATAATGATACAAGTACATGCACAATCAGGGTCATAGGGGCTAAGGTGAAGTGTAAGAAACTATTACAGGAGGACAATAAGACATCAAGGAATTAGAAACTGGATGTGGAATTagattattctggatttttctaattttaaattcccTTCATTTTATTCAAAGGCATCATATtataagggaagaagaaagggggggtaaacagatgggggaatgaaccatgagagactatggactctgggaaacaaactgagggcttcagaggggaggggagtgggggaatgggatgggctggtgatgggtattaaggagggcatgtattgcggtgcactgggtgttatatgcaagtaatgaatcatggaacttcacatcaaaaaccagggatgtactgtatggtgactaacataatataataaaaaattattataaaaaataaaaaataaaatacattcacaaaataataatacatttttaaaaactggtagcCTAGATCATGATGCCCAGTGATATTTTAGGTGGGTTTTTCTGGGCAATGCTATGACTATAATCAGTCATGAGAAGCTGGTCCCAGTTAATAAGACAATGCTTTGATTAGATCACCATGCTAACCTAAAAATCACATACCAGGAATATATGTAGTCACCACCCCTGTCTAGGCCATCATTGCAGGTTTTAAGACCCCCACGTGGTTATCTAAACTCTCTCTTCATACTTTGAAACTTGCGCATATATCCCCATATTGGCCTGATATTTTAGACTTCACCTGAGTCTCATATAACCATTCAATCGTCTTACCTCAAACTGGAAGTGCTTCCTGGCCCTTGTTATTCTAATTCAACACTATTTCATTTACTCCATCAATGAAGACTGAGGGAACTATCCTGTTGTGGATTCACTGACTGAACAGCTAAGCATCCCAACCCATGTAAGGAACAAAACCTAATTATCTGAATTCTCGGTTGGTAGTACAATGTTTTGTGGCAACAATACTTTCAGATCCAGTAAGTAATAAAACTCTTCAGCTTGTGAAGTCAACATTAAGAATACTGTTTTAAGGGAGAAGTAGGAAATAATACATTTGGAAGTTTACATTTATGATGGATTCAACACTagcaatgtaaaataataaactgtGCACAAtatgtagatttttatttataattacttaGGGTCAGAATATAGAGATGATCTCTtaaattcttcctctttcactcttTAGATATAGCAGTACTGTGCATGGGGCCTCTCAATGCTCATCCTGAGATCACCCCATCACCTCCAGAGTAAAGCAAGTGAACCCAACTAAGGGTTCACAGTAGCCAGGAGTGAGGCTTGTGTTGTATGATTTCAGAGccagtacatataaaataaaattcccttaCTCTTGGCTACAACAAACATAGTCCAACTAACTAGATCCAGAGATTCCATGAACTATAGAGAGAATCTGAACCTTGGATCAAGGCAGTACCTTGCAAAGAAACAACCATTGTGATTAAAGTCAATGCTAAGGGTTTGATGTCACagtaaatttcttctttaaagttaTTTAGAGGTTCTcagaacaatcttttaaaaataaaattaaggagtGATGTGAGTAAGATGGTAGAATAAGAGGTCCCAGCCCTTGTCCCCCTAAGGAAACACAAATTTAACAACCATCCACGGATGAAAATACCTTTATGAAAGATCAGGAATCCAGGTGACAGGTTACAGGACCCTGGTGGAatatagaaatgagaaaaaacacatttgaaaggGTAAGAAATACCTTTACACGTGTCAACGTTCTCATAACTCAGCACAGAGaaccgcaaaaaaaaaaaaaaaaaaagatatcattgACCCACAAGTTCTCccacagggaagagagaaagcaagcatacCCACAGATGCCAGTCTCAGATTTACCTGCCCACAGACCCCAGCACCACCTGCCCGCAACCCCAGCAAAGGGCACAAGGCCAACCCACATACCCCATCAGCCAGCCTGCTCATGGTCCCTATCAACCAGCCTACCCAGAATCTCTGGCCTGGCTGACAGTGAAGGACTTTCCTTGCTAAAGTTTCCTGTTGAAGAAAAATGTGCACTCCAATATTCGTTGCCACATTATTCACAGTATCCAAGACATGGTATCAACCTAAGAGTCCATcacagattaatggataaagaaaatgtcatatatacatgtaatagAATAttaggaaatcctgccatttgccacaacatggatgaacttggaggacTATatcctaagtaaaataagccagatgcagaaggaaaaatactACATTATAACACTtatatgaggaatttaaaatagtcaaactcatagaagcagaaagtagaatatGGGTACCAGGgactgagaaaaggagaaaataggaaGGTATTAGACAAAGGATTCAAAATTAGTTatacaagataaataagtcctaACAATCTACCATATACCATGGTGACATTAAttagtaatactgtattatatacttaaaaggTGGCTCACAGGGTAGATCTTAAATGATCTTATCACACACAAAAAGtcacaataataaataaagaggggggaggaaacttttggaggtgatgggtatgtttatggcatagattgtAATGGTGGTCTCACAGATGTATACTTATCTTCAAACTCAGAAAgtttacacattaaatatgttCAGCTTTGTGTCAATGTCATCTCAACCAGgtgctttaaaatttatattaaaactgacattttttaTTGTGGCTCATTTCTGAAACATGAccattattgatttatttcttcaatctctatttcaaaatttaaagtaaatagcTCTGAGAACATAATAGAATAGGTTTGTTTCTAGATATTAATACCATTATATGGAGGAAATTAGTTGGCTCTTGCCCAAACTAAAAGCTTCCTGAGAAGTGTTAATTTCAGAGTCAAAGGGTATAATAAATAGCCCATAAGGGTTACTCAGAATGTGATAGTGAAAaacatgaacaaatgaatgaatgaatgagtgagagacttctgaaagaaagaaaggaaggaaggaaggaaggaaggaaggaaggaaggcagaaagacagacagacaaggcaGTCTATGTAACCAAGATACAAGCTTCTAAATGGTCTATATTAGTTGACGTCCCTTACTTTATTAGGGGCACTTGGCATTGtggggaaatataaaataagtgcCAAAGATAACCATCACCTTTTTTCTATATGTGTCCTGGTTTTGCTTTATGTCCCGCTCCTTGACTGATGAGATACCTCACACGCTCTGGGGTGGGTTAAGGGAGGTCTTTGGTCTGGTTTGGTTTCAAAAAGCTTTACTAAACAAACCTGGAAATCAATAGTATTATTACATAAATTAGACTGCAGTAATTTTTCCCAAGGATTTTATATACAAATCACAATGATTCCTATTAAGCAACCAATTGACGAGATTTTAAACGGTACTTCTTCACATGAGTGGACTAGCTGTATACATCACACAGTAACTAAGATCACCTCTGGAGTTTCCAGTTCCAGCTTTCCAAGAAGAGCACCAAATGACAAAGCTTACTACCTCACATCTGTGGTACCCTATAGCAGTCACATTTGTCCTAGAAGCATGGACAACATGAGGTACCAAAAGAATGACACTGTAACAATTCTTTAGGGCTGAAATACTATCTTAGAGGGCAAGGAAGCACTACGTACATTTCAAAAGGCTTCAAATCccatttattaaaacacaaactcagtattatacatttattaaattactGTTATTTATCTCAGGTCTGTCAATGGGATTGTGATTATGTAAGAGAATATCCTTATTCATAGGAGGTGAATGCTTAAGTACTCATGAGTGAGGTGTTACAGTGCCAtaacttactttcaaatgattCAGCAGATCAAATTAGATAATTAGATAGATATATACACAAtacaatacatacatatagataAATTTAGAAAGTATATGTAGCAAAATGCTAACAATTTGTGGATATAGCTGAAAGTTACACTATCATATTACTCTTCCAACTTTCCTatgtttttacaatttttcaaaatgaaaaatgtttttaaaattcttgaataaccaccccccccaacacaaaTTTAATAACGAAGTTTTACTTAGACTTTTCCACTGTGGAAGATCAAATTAAAGCTAAATGatgtttcttaaaatacaaaaatttataaaaaacagTTACAGTGTATTTCTCTTAGTTACAAGGCCATTGTGTTTCAATATAAGTCTGATAGTAAAATGTTATTCTTGGTTAAAACACACTCCCTCTAAACCCACTAAACAcactccaaaataaacaaattatgtactgtatggtgactaacataatataataaaaaaaatcattaaaaaaagaataatatccattgttattattatcattatttttgtattatttgatctagttttgtttctctgaataaaCTAAAACATTCTGGGATATAGACATAGTCTCTAAGTACtgtataaaataaagtgaaaggcAGCGTgatattagaaatataatttgttttctcctgttcttgAATAAACctctttgggttaaaaaaaaaacaaattatgtgttcaaatatataattaagaCAACTATTTatgtgcttttgcttttgttaagTGAAAACTGAATTCTTACCTCCATAAGAAACAAGAATATATAGAATTTGACcaacatatgtaatatatatgctAGGTAAAGTGACCAAAATCAAAAAGCAACTGAGGAATCATACTTCAAATCCCTATAATTGAAGCAACAGAGAACATACATTCTGTTAATCCAATGCAAAATCAGCTGGTTAGGGGAGAAATCCAACCAGTAATTTGCTCTGCACATATCAACCAAGTAGCTGGCCCAATTTCTTTAATGTTCAGGCGTGATGAGTGTCCAGGCTACAGTGCTTGTTATGTTAGCCCTCTCTGCCAACATGGTTGTGCCTTGAGATCCTTAATCAACAGCATTAGAGCCATATTTTCATAGTCaaaatgatgcaaaaaaaaaaaaaaagcaactaaagtcaaacacagaaatggaaaacacatcTTGAATTACTGAATTGTTTGGCTTCCCtgatgactttaaaatattttaaatgacttaattgTTAGGTATAGATTtgcagaatagaagaaaatgttgaactcgaaacttataaaaaaaatgtttgtgtagTTGCTCCACAAATATAGATCTGAGTTTTACAGTGCTGTGATTTTTTTGCAAGTATccaattgattttcttttgtttattgcttTATGTTGACATCTGAAATCACGCACATTGCCAGCAACGGATGAGTTTATCCTGACAATAATTCTAATTTCTGTTGTGAGGGAATTAGAAGTCTATTTATGCAAATGTactatatgctatatatatatatatatatacattcagtttttactttttttatttcttggttttcatACACACATATGAAGACAGTGGTAAGATCTCTGCTTAAGAAAGCAAGACCCACGAAATATACTTATTGTTGCGATGTATGCAtttctttaagatattttataatactGGTATTTAAGGAAATGCTGACAACtcataaaattacataaaacactTGATACAAActctgtgttttactttttaactgCAAAACCACAACTCCCTGGAGTATGCCTCAGGgcataaataagattttaatctACTAAGATTAGAAATAATGTGCTTGATGTTCTTACCTGCTCAGGTAATCTCAGTGGCCCAACCTTTCCAGATCCTGATAAAATGCAGGCTCTATGCCAAGAggcaaggagaagcagcagaggcagaCCTCCTTGGAGGCAGACATATGTGGGGCCCTACCCCAG is part of the Ailuropoda melanoleuca isolate Jingjing chromosome 16, ASM200744v2, whole genome shotgun sequence genome and harbors:
- the LOC100481545 gene encoding olfactory receptor 8S1, coding for MAMKNYSAISEFILLGLSIDPNIQDILFALFLLIYLFTLMGNFLMLLVTRADSHLHMPMYFFLRQLSFLDLCHSSVTVPKMLENLLSESKTIFVESCLAQAFFVFATGGTEACLLAVMAYDRYVAITSPLLYGQVMSNQLCVGMVWGSWGLAFADALINILLALNLDYCEDQTIPHFSCELSSLFPLSCSDTSTNFTLLLCSSVLHFFGTFLMIFFSYARIVSTILSISSTSGRGKAFSTCSSHLTTVTLFYGSGFLSYLLPTSGSPLEMMFSLQYSVVTPMLNPLIYSLQNKEVKAAMGRMFRKYFHSFL